From a single Aspergillus puulaauensis MK2 DNA, chromosome 2, nearly complete sequence genomic region:
- a CDS encoding uncharacterized protein (COG:G;~EggNog:ENOG410QDJA;~InterPro:IPR020846,IPR011701,IPR036259;~PFAM:PF07690;~TransMembrane:12 (i70-96o108-126i138-155o167-188i209-227o233-252i300-325o337-357i364-384o396-416i428-448o460-481i);~go_function: GO:0022857 - transmembrane transporter activity [Evidence IEA];~go_process: GO:0055085 - transmembrane transport [Evidence IEA]) — MADNAQTSTATKDAPGSGHLEQVLSEGAIDKQTVDYSRVDNEVQQYAGQESISIDKATNKRLRKMIDRRVLVVMILTYFLQALDKGTMSFASIMGIREYAGLENGQKYSWLTTCIYIAVLVVEYPTNLIIQRVPIAKYLGLNITLWGATLALHSVCKSFPSLLAVRTLLGIFEAVCQPSFVLLSSMWYKRHEQAEIVTYWYMMNGGQQVVGGLLAYCFSLIGNGYHIKSFQALFLTYGCISVLWGVFVILWMPDSPMRAKCFDEDDKRLMIERVRSNQTGLQNKQFRAYQVLEAFRDPQVYCYMAIQVFTTLPTSGLANFANIIIESFDFTVLQTQLLSMVLGFYIIMVLFMTLFLIKKTGQNLYIMLGFIIPSYIGTIVLMTVENKNFATKIGLLISYYITMSFWAAQTLGLSMVSRNIGGATKKSAVIATTFVSWAVGNSIGPQVFLDNDAPRYLTAFSVHLGCYVCLTFAVIFLRFYLSRQNRKKDRMLLEAGLDPNEENLAHAFEDRTDRENLYFRYMY; from the exons ATGGCTGACAACGCTCAAACTTCTACGGCGACCAAGGATGCCCCGGGCTCTGGGCATCTGGAACAAGTCCTCTCCGAAGGGGCCATAGATAAGCAGACTGTCGACTATTCGCGTGTCGACAATGAAGTCCAGCAGTATGCCGGTCAGGAATCCATCTCAATTGATAAAGCAACAAACAAACGACTGCGCAAGATGATCGACCGGCGCGTGTTGGTAGTCATGATCCTTACCTACTTCTTGCAGGCGCTGGATAAGGGAACGATGTCATTTGCTTCTATTATGGGGATCAGAGAATATGCTGGCTTGGAGAATGGCCAGAAG TACTCTTGGTTAACGACCTGCATCTACATCGCCGTCCTTGTTGTTGAATACCCGACGAATTTGATTATCCAGCGCGTTCCGATTGCCAAATACCTAGGTCTTAATATTACTCTATGGGGCGCCACCCTTGCTCTACACTCTGTCTGCAAAAGCTTTCCTAGTTTACTGGCTGTCCGCACATTGTTGGGTATCTTTGAGGCTGTTTGTCAACCCTCATTTGTTCTACTTTCTAGTATGTGGTACAAGCGGCATGAACAAGCAGAAATTGTTACCTACTG GTATATGATGAATGGTGGACAACAAGTCGTCGGCGGCCTGTTGGCTTACTGCTTCAGTCTCATCGGCAACGGTTACCATATCAAGTCCTTTCAGGCTCTCTTCCTAACATACGGGTGCATTTCTGTTCTATGGGGGGTCTTTGTGATCCTCTGGATGCCTGATTCACCCATGCGCGCTAAATGCTTTGACGAGGACGATAAACGCCTGATGATCGAGCGTGTTCGATCTAACCAGACTGGACTGCAGAATAAACAGTTTCGCGCCTATCAGGTTCTAGAAGCATTCCGTGATCCCCAGGTTTACTGCTACATGGCAATCCAGGTCTTTACTACACTTCCAACCAGCGGATTGGCCAACTTTGCCAATATAATCATTGAGAGCTTTGATTTTACTGTGCTACAGACTCAGCTATTATCCATGGTCCTTGggttctatattattatggTGCTGTTCATGACCTTATTCTTGATCAAGAAAACCGGCCAGAACCTGTATATTATGCTGGGATTTATTATACC GTCATACATTGGCACCATCGTCTTGATGACTGTGGAAAATAAGAATTTTGCAACGAAAATTGGTCTCCTAATTAGCTACTACATCACCATGTCGTTTTGGGCTGCCCAGACATTGGGTTTATCCATGGTCTCTCGAAACATCGGCGGTGCGACCAAAAAGTCCGCTGTTATCGCGACGACCTTTGTTTCCTGGGCTGTTGGGAACTCCATCG GCCCTCAAGTCTTCCTTGACAACGATGCCCCTCGCTACCTCACTGCCTTTAGCGTGCATTTAGGCTGCTACGTTTGTCTGACATTTGCGGTCATATTCCTGCGGTTTTATCTGTCCAGACAGAATAGGAAGAAAGACCGCATGCTTCTTGAAGCAGGTCTTGATCCTAACGAGGAAAATCTGGCGCATGCGTTTGAAGACCGCACTGATCGGGAGAATCTTTACTTCCGGTACATGTACTAG
- the SNF5 gene encoding SWI/SNF chromatin-remodeling complex subunit SNF5 (BUSCO:EOG0926115P;~COG:B,K;~EggNog:ENOG410PHVG;~InterPro:IPR006939;~PFAM:PF04855;~go_component: GO:0000228 - nuclear chromosome [Evidence IEA];~go_process: GO:0006338 - chromatin remodeling [Evidence IEA]) — translation MPFPDPSQSGMTDAQSDSIHNNSDLLDGAADFDNDVDSSLLTDHGIEGPDTIEEGKQNAKAVLAASGVTLPKPESSNDASNANSSPDSQKGSANGAASGKKRSRDGALVQTSSSSNALPVRLRETPVERILLEEYVNREFSHSALTAWQSPSQQLQQEKRAERDYYLTLRRENHMNPAALYGVGYEGFGNARTDLRNQHPQLLYPAHRRRPGNRKTRELRVSRKDLKTQNEQIENLVPIRLDIDWEKVKIRDTFTWNLHDRVVSPDLFAEKLVEDLGLPLESCGPLIRMVSQSIQEQLCDYYPHLNIEEEALDPHLPYSAYKNDEMRIVVKLNITIGQNTLVDQFEWDINDPHNNPEEFAARMTNDLSLSGEFTTAIAHSIREQSQLFTKSLYILSHPFDGRPVDDPDLKMAFLPTPLLSSFRPFQAAKEFTPYLYELNEAELERTEVSFQRDQRRQKRSVNRRGGPALPDLKDRQRTIRTLLVSSVIPNTASSLEESNVLKRSGTSRRRATVGLRDGGDESDESDSDESSLVGSPAIGPHLAQGTARTRGMRGAATAAHAALRANLGQSATPEPHHEPRVSSRRRDYREETPEEPERLVVTLKISREKFRQFIANGSKVNPNVPSSAAVTQATSQRSTPQVHTPTLNSTPTPSQTHQARLSSAGRPGPIQHLGAIEASNPPQPGVPGPPPPSWLVAGLARLNQANPNDSFEAVMRYTAVDTDTMQPVVNPNSHPSQKLKSLYLPRIRCHDCPGKLYTPGPGTTVDNFEVHLRNRQHKERVEERISKPASGANPPA, via the exons ATGCCGTTCCCCGATCCATCCCAGTCTGGGATGACCGACGCGCAATCAGACTCTATTCATAATAACTCAGACTTACTGGATGGAGCTGCCGACTTCGATAATGATGTCGACAGCTCGCTTCTCACGGATCACGGAATCGAAGGACCAGATACGATTGAGGAAGGGAAGCAGAATGCGAAGGCTGTTCTTGCGGCATCGGGCGTGACATTACCTAAACCAGAGTCAAGCAATGATGCATCTAACGCAAATTCTTCACCGGATTCGCAGAAGGGCAGTGCTAATGGAGCCGCGTCCGGCAAAAAGCGATCGCGAGATGGAGCACTTGTTcagacctcttcctccagcaaTGCTCTGCCCGTACGTTTACGAGAGACCCCTGTAGAAAGGATCCTACTGGAAGAATACGTCAACCGGGAATTTAGTCATTCTGCTCTGACCGCGTGGCAAAGCCCGAgccaacagctgcagcaagaAAAGCGCGCGGAACGCGATTATTACCTTACCTTACGACGGGAAAACCATATGAACCCGGCCGCTCTTTACGGTGTTGGCTACGAAGGGTTTGGAAATGCCCGTACCGACTTGCGCAATCAACACCCCCAATTGCTATATCCCGCCCACCGACGCCGCCCCGGTAATCGGAAGACACGCGAGCTACGAGTTTCGCGGAAAGATTTAAAGACCCAGAACGAACAAATTGAAAATCTGGTACCAATTCGGTTGGATATTGATTGGGAGAAGGTGAAAATCCGGGATACCTTCACATGGAACCTTCATGACCGTGTTGTTTCGCCTGACCTCTTCGCGGAGAAACTCGTCGAGGACCTAGGCCTTCCACTCGAGTCATGTGGTCCGCTGATACGAATGGTGTCTCAGAGCATCCAGGAGCAGCTTTGTGACTATTATCCGCATCTAAATATCGAAGAGGAGGCCCTCGATCCCCACCTCCCATACAGCGCGTACAAAAACGACGAAATGCGCATTGTGGTCAAATTAAACATCACTATTGGTCAGAATACTTTGGTTGATCAATTTGAATGGGATATCAACGATCCTCACAATAACCCCGAAGAGTTCGCCGCGCGAATGACGAATGATCTTTCCCTTTCCGGAGAATTTACAACAGCAATTGCCCATTCAATCCGTGAGCAATCGCAGCTATTCACCAAATCCCTCTACATTCTCTCACATCCTTTCGACGGACGTCCCGTTGACGACCCAGACCTGAAGATGGCCTTCTTACCTACACCACTTCTCTCATCCTTCCGACCCTTCCAGGCCGCAAAAGAATTCACTCCATATCTCTACGAACTTAATGAGGCGGAACTTGAACGGACAGAGGTCTCATTCCAGAGAGATCAACGGCGACAGAAACGGTCTGTCAATCGTCGTGGTGGGCCAGCTTTACCCGACCTCAAAGACCGCCAACGAACGATTCGTACGCTGCTGGTATCGTCTGTCATCCCCAATACAGCCTCGTCACTAGAAGAGAGTAACGTTTTGAAACGGTCTGGGACAAGCCGCCGACGTGCTACAGTTGGGCTACGGGATGGGGGTGACGAGTCAGACGAGTCAGATAGCGATGAGTCCTCCTTGGTCGGATCTCCCGCTATTGGTCCTCATCTAGCTCAAGGCACGGCACGCACGAGAGGCATGCGAGGAGCTGCCACCGCAGCACATGCAGCCCTACGTGCGAATCTAGGCCAGTCGGCAACTCCTGAACCTCACCATGAACCTCGAGTCTCGTCTCGCAGGCGTGACTACCGTGAAGAAACTCCCGAAGAGCCGGAGAGGCTGGTTGTGACGCTCAAGATTTCACGTGAAAAGTTCCGCCAATTTATCGCCAATGGCTCCAAAGTCAACCCTAACGTCCCTAGTTCTGCAGCGGTAACGCAGGCCACGTCCCAACGAAGCACACCGCAGGTCCACACACCAACACTGaactcaacaccaactccctcccaaacccaccaagCTCGGTTATCAAGCGCCGGTCGCCCGGGCCCTATCCAACACCTAGGGGCTATAGAAGCGTCTAATCCTCCTCAACCAGGCGTCCCTGGG CCCCCGCCTCCGAGTTGGCTAGTAGCAGGACTCGCCCGACTCAACCAGGCGAACCCGAATGACTCCTTCGAAGCAGTGATGCGATACACTGCTGTGGACACGGATACAATGCAACCCGTGGTCAACCCTAACTCTCACCCTAGCCAAAAGTTGAAATCCCTCTATCTTCCTCGTATTCGTTGTCACGACTGCCCTGGGAAACTGTACACGCCTGGGCCTGGCACAACCGTGGACAATTTCGAGGTCCATCTCCGAAATCGACAACACAAGGAACGCGTGGAAGAACGGATCTCGAAACCTGCTTCTGGGGCCAACCCTCCTGCATAA
- a CDS encoding endonuclease/exonuclease/phosphatase family protein (COG:T;~EggNog:ENOG410PN4X;~InterPro:IPR036691,IPR005135;~PFAM:PF03372): protein MMLDRTGITLRVLTKNIRYDTGCSPFKGERPWSERAPRILSELHYNARNLDAFICLQEVLDNQLIDLLSGLNSGNSATSEAGAGAWAYIGVGRNDGYRAGEYSPIFYRPSVWELRHWETVWLSETPDVPSKSWDAASIRIVTIGVFTHHVSRQTVLALNTHLDDQGSRSRFEAAHIILQKIEEYRTGRLGNIISAVFLAGDLNSEESQEAHSVLTAKESPLLDSAALVNKADSYGNHITWTGFGYEPEEPSRIDYVFLGPAQGVDSEGRRRGLPWGIEGYAVLANRFDDGVFNSDHRAVVVDVSLRN, encoded by the coding sequence ATGATGCTGGACAGGACGGGGATTACTCTGCGCGTCTTGACGAAAAACATTCGGTATGACACCGGTTGCTCTCCGTTCAAAGGGGAGCGGCCTTGGAGTGAGCGAGCACCACGCATCCTCAGCGAGCTCCACTATAATGCTCGCAACCTGGATGCATTCATATGTCTACAAGAGGTCCTCGACAATCAACTCATTGATCTATTATCTGGGTTAAACTCGGGCAATTCCGCCACATCGGaagccggagccggagcttgGGCCTATATTGGCGTTGGTCGAAATGATGGCTACAGAGCTGGCGAATATTCACCCATATTTTATCGTCCCTCGGTCTGGGAGCTTCGTCATTGGGAGACCGTCTGGCTTTCCGAGACGCCAGATGTCCCATCGAAAAGTTGGGATGCTGCATCGATTCGCATCGTGACCATTGGTGTCTTCACCCATCATGTCAGCCGTCAAACAGTTCTCGCCCTGAACACCCATCTAGATGATCAGGGATCCCGCTCCCGGTTTGAAGCGGCCCATATAATCTTGCAAAAGATCGAAGAGTATCGAACTGGGCGCCTCGGGAACATAATCTCGGCTGTCTTTCTGGCGGGCGACTTGAACAGTGAAGAGTCTCAAGAAGCACACTCGGTATTGACGGCCAAAGAGTCCCCGCTGCTTGACTCCGCCGCATTGGTGAACAAGGCCGATTCATACGGCAATCACATTACTTGGACGGGATTTGGATACGAACCCGAGGAACCCTCGCGGATCGATTACGTCTTTCTGGGGCCTGCTCAGGGTGTGGATAGCGAAGGTCGTCGCCGTGGCCTTCCCTGGGGGATCGAAGGGTACGCGGTCTTGGCAAACCGCTTCGATGACGGCGTGTTCAACTCGGATCATCGGGCGGTTGTGGTTGATGTGAGCTTACGCAACTGA
- a CDS encoding sister chromatid cohesion factor PDS5 (BUSCO:EOG09262PMC;~COG:D;~EggNog:ENOG410PFZ5;~InterPro:IPR039776,IPR016024,IPR011989;~go_process: GO:0007064 - mitotic sister chromatid cohesion [Evidence IEA]), whose amino-acid sequence MPARTRQGPSVATEAVEPEEPSGALRHLKFNEPLSWRVGRSAIPIADLLQRLQTLAQELRKFEQEEIEKESLRKVSQELATAQLLGHKDKGVRAWATCCIVDVLRLCAPDAPFTANQLKDVFTCIVSSIIPSLGDPSNPYNAQHIYVLNSLAEVKSVVLMTDLDHPDTLIVPLFTSCFDIVAGSAKASTGEPVAKNVEYDMTRLLVTVIDESPVLAPDVVDVIVAQFLRIDPRVLEGSGRKGKKPETQVDEKQETLLLKDYPPAYNMAKAICQACPERMTSHISQYFNNVIIDASATGKETGPSKQSHRKPNLDDSDEEGEDIKELSKAHRLIRELWRACPDVLQNVVPQLEAELSAESMSLRMLATQTIGDLTSGTGVAGPPPPPPMDPAAYPQVALDEYTQSIPQPNVLLMPFAPKPFPQAHSSAYDSFLSRRLDKSASVRASWATGVGRIILTSAGGSGLSDNEEQTLITYLASMLRDADERVRLAAVDAVGTFGLSHIVNKLGVSGGFSTQDSLLFILAERVKDRKPQVREHAMKILARAWAVAAGEIERDNEQVTSLLKDGPSKIFDAFYTNDLDIHVCIDRVLFEVLLPLSYPPIKPKLSRGGSSQSQKLKDFQASEPENEADVDKIRVRRILTLLRGLDEKAKKVFFAMQARQLSMRTAVTIYLQACEDYNGGVMEKNKDQIKAQLTKVIDTLSKTFPDPVRTSADLWKFAKIHDRRGYQLIRFAMAAVSDYRTVTKAIKEFSRRIQSSNNSTILHETLTPLLYRCSSVVFNRSHIPAIMSLSRSDENGLANPAHEMLREISSRNPEVLEAQVQEMCKDLEAHAPKAATLSAAGTEEILKACSGFAKKLPSRLPKERKFFQALVDYALHSPSPRAAKHAVLILMAVADKKEMYAKDLVKKCVSKCNYNSDRFLTKLATLSQLNLLAPREADEESDAIIKISVNQILLTNRSPTPDSEYSWSDEVDDETAAKEWALKIIVNRLRAKDGSDSDDDFRAHAQPVYDTLNKLILNSGELSKKKDTPATQKSRLRLLAANSLLKLCGSHALCEQLLTPKDFNALALVAQDPIPEVRSGFINQLKKKLVQNSRLGHRWYVIPYLLAFEPQIGLKDSTLTWLRSRVAFFSQQTNGKKGEKQTVMEAMFSRLLSLLAYHPDYPPADLDESTRLDDLTDFARYILFYLSAVANEHNLSLIFHIAQRVKQARDGITNSDEISTRLHTLSDIAQATIRRFADIYCQQRRFGGGAGGVNILQTYPGKVGVPSSIFAPMGSHREAQEVADTTFLPEDADDRLDRIVRSSMRTKNGSTSHAAAKKRKTDEGNGGTSAAKRVKKQKEPSSRRKSSSAATTRNPKSKKKTGDGWSSDDGEAAGEGTSSAARRRSNRGNPRRVSYADRDSDEDDMEMDQWDEAQAEDEGEDQAEESDGSELSEPDSEVLKEADGPDSEKENEPNDKQNGEDAEPGSPAPAPKPKSTPKRPEKAPTTTTLPTRRSSRRG is encoded by the exons ATGCCTGCGCGCACACGTCAAGGCCCCTCCGTGGCCACGGAGGCCGTGGAACCTGAAGAGCCCTCCGGCGCTCTTCGTCATCTGAAATTCAATGAGCCGCTCTCCTGGCGCGTTGGACGCTCCGCCATTCCCATCGCGGACTTGCTTCAGCGCCTGCAGACACTGGCGCAAGAGTTGCGCAAGTTCGAacaggaggagattgagaaggagtCTCTTAGGAAGGTCTCACAGGAGTTGGCTACTGCTCAACTTCTAGGGCATAAGGATAAAGGCGTTCGAGCCTGGGCGACATGCTGCATTGTGGATGTGTTGCGCCTCTGTGCGCCTGACGCGCCTTTTACGGCGAATCAACTCAAA GATGTTTTTACTTGTATAGTGTCGTCGATTATTCCGTCGCTGGGCGATCCCTCTAACCCATATAACGCCCAACACATCTACGTCTTAAATTCCCTGGCGGAAGTCAAGAGTGTTGTTCTTATGACTGACTTAGATCACCCCGACACATTGATTGTTCCGCTATTTACAAGCTGCTTCGATATTGTCGCAGGCTCGGCCAAGGCCTCGACCGGCGAGCCAGTCGCCAAGAACGTCGAGTACGATATGACCCGCCTCCTGGTGACAGTCATCGACGAATCACCTGTTCTTGCGCCTGATGTGGTGGACGTTATAGTAGCGCAGTTCCTGCGCATCGACCCCCGTGTATTGGAAGGCTCTgggagaaagggaaagaagcccGAGACTCAGGTAGACGAAAAACAGGAGACGCTACTTCTGAAGGACTACCCGCCCGCTTACAACATGGCCAAAGCGATCTGTCAGGCTTGCCCGGAAAGAATGACGAGTCACATCAGCCAGTATTTCAACAATGTTATCATTGATGCCTCCGCGACCGGAAAGGAGACCGGCCCTTCGAAACAATCCCATCGCAAGCCAAACCTCGACGATTCGGAtgaagagggtgaagatATCAAGGAGTTGAGCAAAGCACATCGGTTAATCCGAGAACTCTGGAGAGCGTGTCCCGACGTCCTGCAGAATGTGGTTCCCCAACTAGAAGCAGAGCTATCCGCCGAGTCGATGTCGTTGCGCATGTTGGCAACGCAAACCATCGGCGACCTGACATCTGGAACTGGGGTTGCTGgaccaccccctcctccgccaatgGACCCTGCTGCCTACCCGCAGGTGGCATTGGATGAATACACCCAATCGATTCCCCAGCCGAATGTCCTTCTTATGCCTTTCGCTCCGAAGCCCTTCCCACAAGCGCACAGCTCCGCGTATGACAGCTTTTTGAGTCGGCGTCTAGACAAGTCGGCTTCAGTGCGTGCATCCTGGGCTACTGGCGTAGGCCGAATCATCCTTACATCAGCGGGTGGTTCCGGCTTGAGTGATAACGAGGAGCAAACCCTTATCACATATCTCGCATCGATGCTTCGAGATGCGGACGAGAGAGTCCGCCTTGCAGCTGTTGATGCAGTTGGAACCTTCGGGTTGTCTCACATAGTGAATAAACTTGGTGTTAGTGGTGGCTTTTCAACGCAAGACTCGCTGCTTTTTATCCTTGCAGAGCGTGTCAAGGACCGGAAACCCCAAGTGCGAGAACATGCCATGAAAATTTTGGCCCGAGCCTGGGCTGTCGCCGCTGGTGAGATTGAACGAGACAATGAACAGGTCACGTCCCTGCTAAAGGATGGTCCATCTAAAATCTTCGACGCTTTCTACACCAACGACCTTGATATTCACGTTTGTATCGACCGTGTCCTCTTCGAagtccttcttcctctcagCTACCCTCCCATCAAACCCAAGCTTTCTAGAGGTGGCTCGAGCCAATCTCAGAAACTGAAGGATTTTCAAGCCTCTGAACCAGAAAACGAGGCCGATGTTGACAAAATCCGCGTTCGTCGCATCCTCACGCTTCTGCGAGGACTGGATGAGAAAGCCAAGAAGGTATTCTTTGCTATGCAAGCTCGGCAGCTATCCATGAGGACCGCTGTCACAATATATCTTCAGGCCTGTGAAGACTACAAT GGTGGTGTGATGGAAAAGAACAAGGACCAGATCAAGGCGCAACTAACTAAAGTCATTGACACCCTGTCGAAGACCTTTCCTGATCCAGTGAGAACATCTGCCGACTTATGGAAGTTCGCAAAGATACACGACCGGAGGGGCTACCAACTCATTCGCTTTGCCATGGCTGCCGTGAGTGACTATCGCACTGTCACCAAAGCTATTAAGGAATTTTCAAGAAGAATACAGTCCAGCAATAACAGCACAATATTGCACGAGACTCTAACGCCATTGCTGTATCGATGCAGCTCCGTTGTTTTCAACCGAAGCCATATCCCTGCGATCATGAGCCTTTCCCGCTCAGACGAGAACGGGTTAGCGAATCCCGCACATGAGATGCTGCGCGAAATTTCGTCACGCAACCCTGAGGTTTTGGAGGCCCAGGTGCAAGAAATGTGCAAAGATCTTGAAGCACATGCACCAAAAGCCGCCACATTGAGCGCTGCGGGGACCGAGGAAATCCTCAAGGCCTGCTCTGGGTTCGCAAAGAAGCTCCCCTCTAGGCTACCGAAGGAGCGCAAGTTCTTCCAGGCTCTCGTCGACTATGCTCTGCACAGTCCATCACCTCGTGCTGCTAAACATGCGGTACTTATTCTCATGGCTGTAGCCGATAAGAAGGAGATGTATGCGAAAGATCTCGTTAAAAAATGTGTTTCCAAGTGCAACTACAATTCTGACCGATTTCTAACGAAACTCGCAACACTCTCGCAACTAAACCTTCTCGCTCCACGGGAGGCCGATGAGGAGAGCGACGCCATCATCAAGATATCTGTCAATCAAATCTTACTGACAAACCGATCTCCTACTCCGGACTCGGAATATTCATGGTCAGATGAAGTCGATGATGAAACTGCAGCCAAGGAATGGGCCCTTAAAATCATCGTCAATCGCCTCCGGGCCAAAGATGGCTCTGACAGTGACGATGACTTCCGTGCTCACGCACAGCCTGTTTATGACACCCTGAATAAGCTCATTCTCAATTCGGGCGAGTTgtcaaagaagaaagatacACCGGCCACCCAGAAGTCAAGACTACGGCTTCTAGCTGCCAATTCTTTGCTGAAGCTCTGCGGCTCACATGCTCTATGTGAACAGTTGCTCACCCCGAAAGACTTCAACGCGCTTGCGCTTGTAGCTCAGGACCCAATCCCGGAAGTGAGAAGCGGGTTTATTAACCAACTCAAAAAGAAACTTGTGCAGAACTCCCGGCTAGGCCATCGGTGGTACGTCATACCGTACTTGCTTGCATTCGAACCCCAAATTGGGTTGAAAGATAGCACTCTGACGTGGTTGCGATCTCGGGTCGCATTCTTCTCCCAACAAACGAATGGCAAGAAAGGCGAGAAGCAGACGGTTATGGAAGCTATGTTTTCACGCCTCCTGTCCCTCCTCGCATACCATCCGGATTACCCACCGGCTGATCTGGACGAGTCGACAAGATTGGACGACTTGACAGATTTTGCTCGTTACatcctcttctatctctctGCGGTGGCAAATGAACATAATCTTTCCCTAATATTCCACATCGCGCAGCGTGTGAAGCAGGCGCGAGACGGAATCACGAACTCTGATGAGATATCCACGCGCCTACACACGCTTTCTGATATAGCACAAGCAACAATCCGACGGTTCGCAGACATCTACTGCCAGCAACGCAGGTTCGGTGGGGGCGCCGGTGGTGTTAACATCCTTCAAACATATCCCGGCAAGGTTGGTGTGCCTAGCTCCATATTCGCCCCAATGGGAAGTCACCGTGAGGCGCAAGAAGTTGCAGACACGACATTCCTCCCGGAAGATGCCGATGACAGACTCGATCGGATTGTGCGATCGTCGATGCGAACCAAGAACGGGTCAACCAGCCACGCCGCTGCAAAGAAGCGAAAGACTGACGAGGGTAATGGGGGCACCAGCGCAGCGAAACGggtgaagaagcaaaaagagcCTTCAAGTAGGCGGAAATCATCTTCTGCCGCCACTACAAGAAACcccaagagcaagaagaaaacCGGGGATGGCTGGTCGTCGGATGATGGCGAAGCCGCGGGTGAAGGCACTAGTTCGGCAGCTCGCAGACGTAGCAACAGAGGCAACCCACGAAGAGTCAGCTACGCAGACCGTgacagcgacgaagatgacatGGAAATGGACCAATGGGACGAGGCTCAagccgaagatgaaggcgaagatcaAGCCGAGGAATCCGACGGAAGCGAGCTGAGTGAACCCGATAGCGAGGTGCTAAAGGAAGCCGACGGCCCCGACTCCGAAAAAGAGAACGAACCCAATGATAAGCAAAACGGCGAAGACGCGGAGCCTGGGTctccagccccagcgccgaagccgaaatcaACGCCCAAACGCCCAGAGAAGGCGCCGACGACCACAACCCTTCCAACACGACGATCCTCCCGGCGTGGTTGA